The following DNA comes from Candidatus Methanosuratincola sp..
CCTCCCTTATCTTATCCGAGGCGTCCAGCCCTTGCTTCTTCATACGGGCAATCTCTTCTGTTATCCTGTTCCTCATCGCGCGGAGGTTGCCGACCTCCGTGAAGAGCCTCCTCCACTCCCTGTCGGCTACAAGGAGCTCATCGTACAGCCTTAGAACCTCTTGGTCATTCCTCCTGGCAAGGTTAGCCCGGACCCCATCGGGATTTTCCCTAATCACCCTGATGTCCAGCACGAGCATCTACCCCTTGTAAACCCTCTTGATCAGCTCAACCTCTTCCTCTGGGATAACCTTTGCTCCCCCCATAAGCGAGGCGACGAATGTGGTGACGGCTCCTTCCTCGAGGACCTCGACTGCGGTCATTGCCTCAAGGAGATCCCGCCCCACCGATACGACGCCGTGGTTCTGGAGAATGAGCGCGCGCCTGCCCATGATCCGGCTCCCGACCAGCTTCCCGAGCTCGTCCGTCCCAGGGCATGCGTACCGCACAGTCTCGACGTCTTGCAGGATCAGCGCCACCTCCGGAGTAATTGGGCCGATCCCCCTCCCTGCAATCGCAAGCCCCGTCGTATAGGGGCTGTGCACGTGGACTACTGCGTTGACATCCTCCCTCTTCCTGTAGATCTCTGCGTGCATCCGCCACTCGCTCGAAGGCTTCCACCGGCCAGCAACAACGCTGCCGTCGAGCCTCATCCTCACGAGGTCCTCCTCTTCGAGCTCAGCCTTGT
Coding sequences within:
- a CDS encoding class II aldolase/adducin family protein, translated to MDMDKKALEGGRRLVWCMRSLHARGLITGSGGNASIRLGDKDEILITPSGVYKAELEEEDLVRMRLDGSVVAGRWKPSSEWRMHAEIYRKREDVNAVVHVHSPYTTGLAIAGRGIGPITPEVALILQDVETVRYACPGTDELGKLVGSRIMGRRALILQNHGVVSVGRDLLEAMTAVEVLEEGAVTTFVASLMGGAKVIPEEEVELIKRVYKG